A stretch of Sulfurimonas xiamenensis DNA encodes these proteins:
- a CDS encoding GGDEF domain-containing protein gives MKIKNSMYLFQIIFSLFIFFCLAISYTTYKNYYLNDLDEYIDKEIELYQKYLSSSLKLVSLKYEGNKNIFYNIHEKALQILKKNPDTDLATLKKELQNECKLKNFEIEAFLIDENYKIFDTTFTQDMGLNLSIIVEAKEYLDRTKKDGNIYIANNVSEDALDGKYKLYSYSKLKEGVFLELGFVDTEFHNNIFNALDKNLDLKLYRVTSVNGFQYYYDIAKRDSYISKKEYYQSLKKFDINKQSSDKIINTAREKKIIKDTQGKIIRVYVPILDYRKFVNSFWHYDIVMSFDIDISKKIETLEKFENIIIIFLTFMFMFLTFMFYWLNKNFTQPIKEIENAMTASKLVDNIKNENEIGHIAQAYNKLLTNLHNKIKKNRELIRIDFLTKAKNRKAYHENVLELLSLYKRYQIPFSIMLFDIDNFKEVNDTYGHSVGDDVLKDITRLVKSEIRESDFLYRVGGEEFVVLFPQTSLQSAKKVAEKIRKIIQNNLNTIENRTITISIGVCEVEADDIGDSLYKKVDQLLYKAKKSGKNRVCCE, from the coding sequence GTGAAAATAAAAAATAGTATGTATCTATTTCAGATAATATTTTCACTTTTTATCTTCTTCTGTTTGGCAATCTCTTACACAACTTATAAAAACTATTATTTAAATGATTTAGACGAATATATTGATAAAGAGATAGAACTTTATCAAAAATATCTATCATCCTCTTTAAAATTAGTCTCCTTAAAGTATGAAGGAAACAAAAATATTTTTTATAATATACATGAAAAAGCGCTGCAAATATTAAAAAAAAATCCTGATACGGATTTGGCAACTTTAAAAAAAGAGTTGCAAAATGAGTGCAAATTAAAAAATTTTGAAATAGAGGCTTTTTTAATTGATGAAAATTATAAAATTTTCGACACAACATTTACTCAAGATATGGGGCTTAATCTCTCAATTATAGTAGAAGCAAAAGAGTATTTAGATAGAACCAAAAAAGATGGCAATATCTATATTGCAAATAATGTCTCCGAAGATGCTTTAGATGGAAAATATAAACTTTACTCCTATTCAAAATTAAAAGAGGGAGTTTTTTTAGAGTTAGGATTTGTAGATACTGAATTTCATAACAATATTTTTAATGCTTTAGACAAAAATTTAGATTTAAAACTTTACAGAGTAACATCCGTAAATGGATTTCAATACTATTATGATATTGCTAAAAGAGATAGTTATATATCAAAAAAGGAATATTATCAAAGTTTAAAAAAATTTGATATAAATAAACAAAGCAGCGATAAAATAATCAACACAGCAAGAGAAAAAAAGATAATAAAAGATACACAAGGGAAGATAATCAGAGTTTATGTGCCTATACTTGATTATAGAAAATTTGTTAATTCATTTTGGCATTATGATATTGTTATGAGTTTTGATATTGATATAAGTAAAAAAATAGAAACTCTAGAAAAATTTGAAAATATTATTATAATTTTTTTGACATTTATGTTTATGTTTTTGACATTTATGTTTTATTGGTTAAATAAAAATTTTACTCAACCGATTAAAGAGATAGAAAATGCAATGACCGCTTCAAAACTAGTTGATAACATTAAAAATGAGAATGAGATAGGGCATATAGCGCAAGCATACAATAAACTGCTTACAAACTTACATAATAAAATAAAGAAAAATAGAGAGTTGATTCGTATTGATTTTTTAACAAAAGCGAAAAATCGAAAAGCATATCATGAAAATGTTTTAGAACTTCTATCTCTTTATAAAAGATATCAGATACCATTTTCAATTATGCTCTTTGATATTGATAATTTTAAAGAAGTTAATGACACATATGGTCATAGTGTCGGCGACGATGTTTTAAAAGATATCACAAGGCTGGTAAAGTCTGAGATTAGGGAGAGTGACTTTTTATATAGAGTTGGCGGAGAAGAGTTTGTTGTTCTTTTCCCTCAAACTTCTTTACAAAGTGCAAAAAAAGTTGCTGAAAAAATAAGAAAAATTATACAAAACAATCTTAATACCATAGAAAATAGAACAATTACCATAAGTATAGGAGTGTGTGAAGTTGAAGCGGATGATATAGGAGATTCTCTTTATAAAAAAGTTGACCAGCTGCTCTACAAAGCAAAAAAGAGCGGAAAAAACAGAGTTTGTTGCGAATGA
- the pyrC gene encoding dihydroorotase — protein sequence MKTHTLLMPLDMHLHLRDGVMLENVAPLSAYSFSGGLVMPNLVPPVDSLESLKAYKERIMATIPNDFFEPYMTLFYKNYDRKFLTGIAEHITAIKLYPAGITTNSEGGVSSFDIEEMRETLEAMSDLGIPLCVHGETDGFVMDREAEFMSVYELLAKNFPNLKIIMEHITTKAAVDMLDKYKNLYATITVHHLLLTLDDVIGGMMMPHNFCKPIAKRPEDLDALLSVALEAHPKVMFGSDSAPHSREKKESAGCAAGIFTAPIALQLLCEIFEQYNKLENLQAFVSDNAQNIYGICPEFKEVILEKRPFLVPKDYNGVVPMYSDKIINWAIQSIE from the coding sequence ATGAAAACTCATACTCTTTTAATGCCTCTTGATATGCATCTGCATCTTCGAGACGGTGTAATGCTTGAAAATGTTGCTCCTCTAAGTGCTTATAGCTTTAGCGGAGGGTTGGTTATGCCAAACCTAGTCCCTCCAGTTGACAGCCTTGAAAGTTTAAAAGCTTACAAAGAGCGAATTATGGCAACAATTCCAAATGATTTTTTTGAACCATATATGACACTTTTTTATAAAAATTACGATAGAAAATTTTTAACAGGCATAGCTGAACATATAACGGCCATAAAGCTTTACCCTGCAGGAATTACAACAAATTCAGAGGGAGGCGTTTCATCTTTTGATATTGAAGAGATGCGTGAAACGCTTGAGGCGATGAGTGATTTAGGAATTCCTCTTTGTGTTCATGGAGAGACTGACGGCTTTGTTATGGATAGAGAAGCAGAATTTATGAGTGTTTATGAACTGCTTGCCAAAAATTTTCCAAACTTAAAAATCATAATGGAGCATATCACAACCAAGGCGGCTGTGGATATGTTAGACAAATATAAAAATCTTTATGCGACCATAACCGTTCACCACCTGCTTCTAACGCTTGATGATGTAATAGGCGGCATGATGATGCCTCATAATTTTTGCAAACCAATAGCTAAACGCCCAGAAGATTTGGATGCACTTCTCTCAGTTGCACTTGAGGCGCATCCTAAAGTTATGTTCGGCTCGGACTCTGCACCGCACTCGAGAGAGAAGAAAGAGAGCGCTGGATGTGCAGCCGGAATCTTTACCGCACCTATAGCGCTTCAGCTTTTATGTGAAATTTTTGAACAGTATAACAAGCTTGAGAATCTTCAAGCATTTGTCAGCGACAATGCACAAAACATATATGGAATCTGCCCTGAATTTAAAGAGGTTATTTTAGAGAAACGACCTTTTCTTGTACCTAAAGATTATAACGGTGTTGTTCCTATGTACAGCGATAAAATTATAAACTGGGCAATTCAAAGCATTGAGTAA
- the exbD gene encoding TonB system transport protein ExbD, translating to MAKCKKQRKRFDEINVIPFIDIMLVLLVMVLTTATFVSKGIIPIELPTAKASTKEELKKEVTIYINAKGELFIEEKRVDLKALETELSTISKEQTVVLRSDKESKFQDFVAVMDILKSLNHEQLYIVTKEDQ from the coding sequence ATGGCAAAATGTAAAAAACAGAGAAAAAGATTTGATGAGATAAATGTTATTCCTTTTATCGATATCATGCTTGTCCTTTTGGTTATGGTTTTAACAACGGCAACATTTGTAAGCAAAGGCATTATTCCTATCGAACTTCCGACTGCAAAAGCATCAACAAAAGAAGAATTGAAAAAAGAGGTGACCATTTATATAAATGCTAAAGGAGAACTTTTTATCGAAGAGAAAAGAGTTGATCTAAAAGCACTTGAAACAGAACTCTCTACAATTTCAAAAGAGCAGACAGTTGTTCTTAGAAGCGATAAAGAATCTAAATTTCAAGATTTTGTTGCAGTAATGGATATACTAAAGAGTTTAAATCACGAGCAGCTATACATAGTTACAAAAGAAGATCAATAA
- the tpx gene encoding thiol peroxidase, producing the protein MQTTMFKGSIVNLAGDAVGVGDKAPIVNAIGTDLNSVEIGGAKDKIQLLITVPSLDTDTCAAETRRFNEDVNNLDICETTVVSMDLPFASERFCTTSGIENLAVASDYLDKNVSKAYGVLMDDNKLKGLSARAVFVIDRSGTIVYKEIVKEVTAEPNYEAALEAIKQAR; encoded by the coding sequence ATGCAAACAACAATGTTCAAAGGCTCAATCGTAAATTTAGCAGGCGATGCAGTTGGTGTAGGAGACAAAGCACCGATTGTCAATGCAATAGGAACTGACTTGAACAGTGTAGAAATCGGCGGAGCAAAAGATAAAATACAGCTGCTTATAACCGTTCCTTCTCTTGATACAGACACATGTGCTGCTGAAACAAGAAGATTTAACGAAGATGTAAACAACCTGGATATCTGCGAAACAACAGTTGTCTCAATGGATTTGCCGTTTGCTTCAGAGCGTTTTTGTACAACCAGCGGCATTGAAAACCTTGCAGTAGCGAGTGATTATCTGGACAAAAATGTAAGTAAAGCCTATGGTGTTCTAATGGATGACAATAAGCTAAAAGGATTAAGCGCAAGAGCTGTTTTTGTGATTGACAGAAGCGGAACTATCGTTTATAAAGAGATTGTAAAAGAGGTTACGGCTGAACCCAACTATGAAGCAGCCCTTGAAGCTATAAAGCAAGCTAGATAA
- a CDS encoding response regulator transcription factor, whose amino-acid sequence MSKILLLEDDMLFAETLVDLLEESGFEVVHVPNGQSAMDITFSQKFDLYLLDINVPLINGTTLLKELRDSNDNTPAIFLTSHKDKEMLEKSFLCGGDDFLIKPFNTKELLLRIKALLKRATSNNIECIGLLCNDYIHKRILYKNAELELSKKEYELLALLMKHINNTVPKELILNELWSHNEKASDGALRVYVNRIKQMIPEVTIENIRGIGYKLVS is encoded by the coding sequence TTGAGTAAAATTTTATTGCTTGAAGATGATATGCTTTTTGCAGAAACTCTTGTGGATTTGCTCGAAGAGAGTGGATTTGAAGTTGTTCATGTCCCAAATGGGCAGAGTGCTATGGATATTACATTTTCACAAAAATTTGATCTCTATCTTCTTGATATCAATGTTCCGCTTATAAATGGAACAACTCTGTTAAAAGAGTTAAGAGACTCAAACGACAATACTCCTGCCATTTTTTTAACTTCACATAAAGATAAAGAGATGCTGGAAAAAAGCTTTTTATGCGGCGGAGACGATTTTTTAATCAAGCCGTTTAATACAAAAGAGTTGCTTCTTCGCATAAAAGCACTCTTAAAAAGAGCCACATCCAACAATATTGAATGTATAGGTTTATTATGCAATGATTATATTCATAAACGCATTTTATATAAAAATGCAGAGTTAGAACTCTCAAAAAAAGAGTATGAACTACTTGCACTCCTTATGAAGCATATAAACAACACTGTACCAAAAGAACTGATTTTAAATGAGCTGTGGAGCCATAACGAAAAAGCCAGCGACGGGGCACTAAGAGTTTATGTAAATCGCATAAAACAAATGATTCCTGAAGTAACTATTGAAAATATTCGAGGCATAGGATACAAGCTTGTTTCGTAA
- a CDS encoding sensor histidine kinase has protein sequence MFRNLRIIVFVYYLLTAISIVTILYYFIEIIKIENILLLLLILLCLIAFAGIILAKLSIDPLVEHVTNLQNLSKETLHELNLPISTIMTNIHMLKKNLNSDKDIKRISRIENACEMLQQRYNELDYMIKLQSSNVTYEIINLDELLKSRVEFIKHIFPHIEFDLLVEPTQIYNDKVGLSKVIDNLIDNAVKYSQNIHKISIKLQDSALYIQDYGCGIDEMELLRIFDDYYQSNESIKGFGIGLGMVKRFCDTNNIVLKFRSKPNIGTVVILKFKEN, from the coding sequence TTGTTTCGTAATCTTCGCATTATTGTTTTTGTTTATTATCTCTTAACTGCTATTTCTATAGTTACTATCTTATACTATTTTATAGAAATTATAAAAATAGAAAATATTCTTTTGTTACTTCTTATACTGCTTTGTTTAATTGCTTTTGCAGGAATTATCCTTGCCAAGCTCTCAATAGATCCACTTGTTGAGCATGTAACAAATCTTCAAAATTTATCAAAAGAGACGCTGCATGAACTAAACCTTCCTATCAGCACTATTATGACAAATATCCATATGTTAAAAAAGAATTTAAACAGTGATAAAGATATAAAAAGAATTTCAAGAATTGAAAATGCATGTGAAATGCTTCAACAAAGATATAATGAACTTGACTATATGATAAAATTGCAAAGTTCAAATGTAACATATGAGATAATAAATCTCGATGAACTTTTAAAAAGCAGAGTTGAATTTATTAAGCATATTTTTCCTCATATAGAATTTGATCTTTTGGTTGAACCTACACAAATCTACAATGATAAAGTAGGCTTATCAAAAGTAATTGACAATCTTATAGACAATGCAGTGAAATATTCACAAAATATTCACAAAATAAGTATAAAATTGCAGGATTCTGCTCTCTATATACAAGATTATGGTTGCGGAATTGATGAAATGGAACTTTTAAGAATTTTTGATGATTACTACCAAAGCAATGAAAGCATAAAAGGTTTTGGAATAGGGCTCGGTATGGTAAAAAGATTTTGCGATACAAACAATATTGTTTTAAAGTTTAGATCAAAACCTAATATAGGAACAGTAGTTATATTAAAATTTAAGGAAAATTAA
- a CDS encoding phosphomannomutase/phosphoglucomutase, whose protein sequence is MSIYREYDIRGIYEKELNEQSVVRIGYALASKIEGEYVAVGYDARNHSPILFEYLVQGLNAGGKKVLDMGLVPTPVNYFCNYNEFDGITPSASVMITGSHNPSEYNGFKITINKAPFFGEEIYALGRECEEMNLPPKTERDVTKIDALTRYIDFLVNEFQHLKNMPTKIVYDCGNGVAGVVTEKIFSALNLNTKGLYVEPDGTFPNHHPDPTDEHNLEDVKKLLEEEGDIAFAYDGDADRIAVLTHKNNIKGDMMALLFAMKMDKPTVVGEVKCSQVMYDELERRGAKVIMYKTGHSNLKVKMQETNADLACEVSGHIFFKNRYFGYDDAIYATLRMLELINDGINLDDELAKLPKVFSTEEIKVHTTESEKFKIIDKVKELLKSPPESFPAIKNIIDVDGVRINFEHGWGLVRASNTTPVLVTRFESTSQKEVKLYEKAINDLIIKAKESL, encoded by the coding sequence GTGAGTATTTACAGAGAGTATGATATAAGAGGAATTTACGAAAAAGAGTTAAATGAACAGAGTGTTGTTCGTATAGGTTATGCACTGGCTTCTAAAATAGAGGGTGAATATGTGGCTGTCGGTTATGATGCCAGAAACCACTCCCCTATCCTCTTTGAGTATTTGGTTCAGGGGCTCAATGCCGGAGGCAAAAAAGTACTCGATATGGGGCTTGTTCCGACTCCCGTTAACTACTTTTGCAACTACAACGAGTTTGACGGAATTACTCCCTCTGCTTCAGTAATGATTACAGGTTCACACAATCCTAGTGAATACAACGGTTTTAAAATCACCATAAACAAAGCACCTTTTTTTGGAGAAGAGATTTATGCCCTTGGGCGAGAATGTGAAGAGATGAACCTTCCTCCAAAAACAGAAAGAGATGTCACAAAAATAGATGCTCTCACAAGATATATTGACTTTTTAGTCAATGAGTTTCAACATCTAAAAAATATGCCGACAAAAATTGTTTACGATTGCGGAAACGGCGTAGCCGGAGTTGTGACAGAGAAGATATTCAGCGCTTTGAATCTCAATACAAAAGGGCTATATGTTGAGCCTGACGGTACTTTTCCAAACCATCATCCAGATCCAACGGATGAGCATAACCTAGAAGATGTCAAAAAGCTTTTAGAAGAAGAAGGCGACATCGCTTTTGCTTATGACGGAGATGCTGACAGAATTGCAGTACTAACCCATAAAAACAATATAAAAGGCGATATGATGGCTCTTTTATTTGCGATGAAAATGGATAAGCCGACCGTTGTAGGTGAAGTAAAATGCTCACAAGTTATGTATGATGAGCTTGAGCGCCGCGGTGCCAAAGTCATTATGTATAAAACCGGTCACTCTAATCTAAAAGTAAAGATGCAGGAGACAAATGCAGATCTTGCATGTGAAGTAAGCGGACATATATTTTTCAAAAATCGCTACTTTGGTTATGATGATGCCATCTATGCAACTCTTAGAATGCTAGAGCTTATAAATGATGGAATAAATTTGGATGATGAACTTGCAAAACTTCCGAAAGTCTTCTCAACAGAGGAGATAAAAGTTCACACGACAGAGAGCGAGAAGTTTAAAATCATCGACAAAGTTAAAGAGCTTCTAAAAAGCCCTCCAGAATCATTTCCTGCCATCAAAAACATTATTGATGTTGATGGTGTTCGCATAAATTTTGAGCATGGATGGGGACTTGTTCGCGCTTCAAACACAACGCCGGTTTTAGTCACCCGCTTTGAATCAACCTCGCAAAAAGAGGTCAAACTCTATGAAAAAGCGATAAACGATTTGATTATTAAAGCAAAAGAATCTTTATAA
- a CDS encoding tetratricopeptide repeat protein, with product MNLFLKFFTLVFFLFFSSQLSAQNSVSETTDKSLEKPLVERYILDELKDLRVETIKLKADVEKRLSRAEIEQTDRAARYITDTIGNVFYLIAAATSILIFAGWNSLRDIRSKTEKIVEERIDTITKKYNTQLEALQNTLSQQSKKILDNQNKIYNTQYIHSLWMRSNLETNPQSRIDIYDEILKINDNDAEVYAYKADAVLDMDEYEWALSLSNKAIEIDPQYGYAYWQRACANAVLGNKHQAIEDLQTAVENSPQLKDEINNEKLFENIKESEEFKKVVALFN from the coding sequence ATGAATCTCTTTTTAAAATTTTTTACACTTGTTTTTTTCCTGTTTTTTTCATCTCAGTTGAGTGCTCAAAACAGTGTAAGTGAAACCACTGACAAGTCACTGGAGAAGCCTTTGGTTGAGAGATATATTTTAGATGAGTTAAAAGATTTGCGTGTCGAAACCATAAAATTGAAAGCAGATGTTGAAAAAAGGCTCTCTAGAGCTGAGATAGAGCAGACTGACAGAGCTGCAAGATATATAACAGATACAATAGGAAATGTTTTTTATCTTATAGCGGCTGCTACATCCATACTTATTTTTGCCGGTTGGAACTCTCTTAGAGATATTAGAAGTAAAACTGAAAAAATTGTCGAAGAGAGAATCGACACTATTACAAAAAAGTACAACACTCAACTTGAAGCTTTGCAAAACACACTCTCTCAGCAGTCAAAAAAGATACTTGACAATCAAAACAAAATCTACAACACCCAATATATTCACTCCTTGTGGATGCGCTCAAATTTAGAGACAAATCCACAGTCAAGAATAGATATTTATGATGAAATTTTAAAGATAAATGATAATGATGCTGAAGTTTATGCTTATAAAGCGGATGCTGTTTTGGATATGGATGAGTATGAGTGGGCGCTGAGTCTTAGCAACAAAGCCATAGAGATAGACCCTCAGTATGGGTATGCTTATTGGCAGCGGGCATGTGCAAATGCAGTTCTTGGCAACAAACATCAAGCCATAGAAGATCTTCAGACGGCAGTAGAGAACTCGCCGCAGTTAAAAGATGAAATCAATAATGAAAAATTATTTGAAAATATAAAAGAGAGTGAAGAGTTTAAGAAGGTTGTCGCGCTTTTTAATTAA
- the exbB gene encoding TonB-system energizer ExbB: protein MEKNILAYSETALDYGVIGLLVLMSIVTLWLFIERMMFYSTVDVEKYTHRDILEMDLTNNISVISAIGSNAPYVGLLGTVIGIMLTFYTMGDASAIDAKKIMVGLALALKATAMGLIVAMPAIVAYTILLRKVEKILTIFDVNQEEKASN from the coding sequence ATGGAAAAAAATATTTTAGCGTATTCGGAAACAGCTCTAGATTATGGAGTCATAGGTCTTCTTGTTCTTATGAGTATTGTTACTCTTTGGCTTTTTATAGAGAGAATGATGTTTTACAGTACCGTAGATGTTGAAAAATATACGCATAGAGATATTTTAGAGATGGATTTGACAAATAACATAAGTGTTATAAGTGCGATAGGCTCCAATGCGCCCTATGTCGGTCTTTTGGGAACTGTTATCGGGATAATGCTTACCTTTTATACAATGGGTGACGCCAGTGCTATAGATGCTAAAAAAATCATGGTAGGTCTTGCTCTTGCTCTTAAAGCTACTGCCATGGGACTTATTGTTGCAATGCCGGCAATAGTCGCTTATACTATACTGCTTCGCAAAGTAGAGAAAATATTGACTATATTTGATGTAAATCAAGAAGAAAAAGCAAGTAACTAA
- the groL gene encoding chaperonin GroEL (60 kDa chaperone family; promotes refolding of misfolded polypeptides especially under stressful conditions; forms two stacked rings of heptamers to form a barrel-shaped 14mer; ends can be capped by GroES; misfolded proteins enter the barrel where they are refolded when GroES binds), with translation MAKEIIFSDNARNALARGVAKLTDAVKVTMGPRGRNVLIQKSYGNPVITKDGVSVAREIELKDKLENMGATLVKDVASKTADEAGDGTTTATVLANAIFSEGLRNITAGANPIEVKRGMDKACEAILANLKASSKIVNGKKDIAQVATISANSDKQIGNMIAEAMEKVGQDGVITVEEAKGIVDELDVVEGMQFDRGYLSPYFITNTEKMIAEIENPWILLVDSKITSLKDLLPVLEQVQKTSRPLLIIAEDVEGEALSTLVVNKLRGVLNISAVKAPGFGDRRKAMLQDIAILTAGTVISEETGHTLEGASIDMLGQAARVVIDKDNTVIVNGAGKAEDVQKRISEIKIQMESTTSEYDKEKLQERLAKLSGGVAVIKVGAASETEMKEKKDRVDDALSATKAAVEEGIVIGGGAALVRAASKVNLDLEGDQKIGCEIILRAIKAPLKQIATNAGYDAGVVVNAVESATNENIGFNAATGEYVDMFEAGIIDPLKVGRVALTNATSISSLLLTTEAAIYELPEEKPEAPDMSGMGGMPGMM, from the coding sequence ATGGCAAAAGAGATAATTTTTTCAGACAATGCAAGAAATGCGCTGGCTCGCGGTGTTGCAAAACTAACAGATGCAGTAAAAGTGACTATGGGACCTCGTGGTCGTAATGTTTTAATCCAAAAAAGTTACGGCAATCCGGTAATTACAAAAGACGGTGTTTCTGTTGCAAGAGAGATAGAGCTAAAAGATAAATTAGAAAATATGGGTGCTACGCTTGTCAAGGATGTGGCTTCAAAAACTGCTGATGAGGCGGGAGATGGAACAACTACGGCAACTGTTTTAGCAAATGCAATCTTCTCTGAAGGTCTTAGAAACATCACGGCGGGTGCAAATCCTATCGAAGTTAAACGCGGTATGGATAAAGCATGCGAAGCAATTTTGGCAAACCTAAAAGCATCTAGTAAAATAGTAAATGGTAAAAAAGATATTGCTCAAGTTGCGACTATCTCTGCAAACTCAGATAAGCAGATCGGGAATATGATTGCTGAAGCTATGGAAAAAGTTGGACAAGACGGTGTTATAACTGTTGAGGAAGCTAAAGGTATTGTTGATGAGCTTGATGTAGTTGAAGGTATGCAGTTTGACCGCGGGTACCTAAGTCCTTACTTTATAACAAATACTGAAAAGATGATAGCAGAGATTGAAAACCCTTGGATTTTGCTAGTTGACAGTAAAATCACTTCACTCAAAGATCTGCTTCCGGTTTTAGAACAAGTTCAAAAAACTTCTCGTCCGCTTCTAATTATTGCCGAAGATGTGGAAGGTGAAGCGCTTTCAACACTGGTTGTAAATAAGCTTCGCGGTGTTTTAAATATCTCTGCAGTAAAAGCTCCAGGTTTTGGAGACAGAAGAAAAGCGATGCTTCAAGATATTGCAATCTTAACTGCGGGTACGGTAATATCAGAAGAGACAGGACATACTTTAGAGGGTGCAAGTATAGATATGCTTGGACAAGCTGCTCGTGTTGTAATAGATAAAGATAATACTGTAATCGTAAACGGCGCTGGAAAAGCTGAAGATGTGCAAAAAAGAATATCTGAAATTAAAATTCAGATGGAATCAACTACAAGCGAGTATGATAAAGAGAAACTTCAAGAGCGTTTGGCAAAACTAAGCGGCGGTGTAGCAGTCATTAAGGTTGGTGCGGCAAGCGAGACTGAGATGAAAGAGAAAAAAGATAGAGTTGATGATGCGCTTTCAGCTACCAAAGCTGCTGTTGAAGAGGGAATTGTGATCGGCGGTGGCGCTGCTCTTGTTCGTGCTGCTTCAAAAGTAAATCTTGACCTTGAGGGTGATCAAAAAATAGGTTGCGAGATAATTCTACGCGCTATCAAAGCTCCACTCAAGCAGATTGCTACAAATGCAGGCTATGATGCAGGTGTAGTAGTAAATGCAGTTGAGAGTGCGACAAATGAAAACATTGGATTTAACGCTGCAACAGGTGAATATGTTGATATGTTTGAAGCAGGAATTATTGATCCGCTAAAAGTAGGGCGCGTTGCTCTTACAAATGCTACTTCTATTTCAAGTCTTCTTTTAACAACAGAAGCTGCTATTTATGAACTTCCTGAAGAGAAGCCTGAAGCTCCTGATATGAGTGGAATGGGCGGAATGCCGGGGATGATGTAA
- the groES gene encoding co-chaperone GroES gives MNFQPLGKRVLVKRVEEANTTSSGIIIPDNAQEKPSKGEVVAVSSEVNEIASGDIVVFGKFSGNEISLDSEKFLVLETEDIFGIVK, from the coding sequence ATGAATTTTCAACCATTAGGCAAAAGAGTCCTAGTAAAAAGAGTAGAAGAGGCAAATACTACAAGCAGCGGTATTATTATTCCTGATAATGCACAAGAGAAACCTTCAAAAGGTGAAGTTGTGGCTGTTAGCTCCGAAGTGAATGAAATAGCGTCTGGCGATATAGTAGTTTTTGGAAAATTTTCCGGCAATGAAATTTCGTTAGATAGTGAAAAATTTTTAGTTTTAGAGACAGAAGATATTTTTGGAATAGTAAAGTAA